Genomic segment of Hydra vulgaris chromosome 11, alternate assembly HydraT2T_AEP:
GGCGATAAGGTaaacagtttatatatttatagttgatTATACTACTTATATTCATTTTATGTTACCAATTGTGTGATACTAGCTTAATTTGGCCTGCACTTTTGTTATGTGGTGcagtttttaacttaaaaaaattcaaattttttgaaaataacataTTACTTATGGCAATCGAGTCAAATTAATCATAACTTGCTTTATGTTAACTTTTTGAACTGAAACGATTTGTAACAATATTTTCACTTGAAGGTTCTTTTTTCAGCTTTTTGAAAGTTATTACATTCTGAAACAAAAGTGGCAATGTAATTTACCATTCTTtaccaaaaaagttttgaacattTTCTGTGGTTGAATTAATGTCTATGCGGCCAGATAATGCATTTGCCTCATTGGAAATATCTTAAGCATcattcaaaaacttaattatgtGGTGTTGCTCTTCTTTACACCAAATAACTTTTCTctgaacaaatatttaaaaaaagattctttaaaaaatttgaatttttttaaaactgcacCATACAAAAGTACATCCAAACTAAGCTAGTATCGCACCACTATCACAGTATCACACAATTGGAAACTcaatgcaactattttaaacaactataaatatataaactgtttACCTTGTCGCTTTCTTACTAATTATTTACGCTATAGATTTACCCGCAcgatgcacagtgggccagaatgcacttttactggacaaaattcataactaatttaatattagagCTATATTCACTAAAATTAGTATGAGTACTAATATGATGTCTGCGCTTTTTATgaaggtaatatttttttatttcgttgctatggatacctttattttgcttagcaaCAACCTACTTTTGTTATCTGCAGATATTTTATAAGTGCTATATTCACTAAATTTGGCATGAGTACCAATATAAGATCACACTTCTTACAaaagtgataattttttatatttagttgttATGGATACTTATATTGCTTAGTTACCGGATACTTTCCTTAGTTACAAAGTGGTAAATTGATATTTGAATATCTTATCGGATTTTTGACCCAcctatattgaataaaaattgagtATTTAGGTAAATAATGTTTTAGgaataataaaagcaaaaaatagtGCAAGAAAACGTTATCAATTTTAAACtacatcaaaaaattataaaacaataatatcgtTTGAAGATTGTTTAAGTAATTGTAAAACATCTGAAGGAAATGCTTTATGATTTGTTTGGTGTGATGTTGATTTACGCAATGATGAAATAACAGGATCACTGGAAACTAGGAGTCTATTGATAAGATCAgtatttgttgcttttttggATGTTTTTCGGCTGAAATTTTCGCGATAAGATTTAAAGTCTTTATTTCTAGCCTCTTGAGCTTCCTCTGACATAAGTCCGATGGGTAATGTAAGGCTTTTAATTATGCCATGTCCATGTATCAATACTTTGTGAACTGATTGAGCCATGTAATACCATGGATACAAGGGACACATATAGTCTAAAAGTGTCAAAACAATTATCCTTGAACTTTAAGCAGTCTATTTCATATCCTGAAGAGAGCGTTACCAAGATAATGTAAAATCTGAATATAAGGTTTTGGTCAATACCCAGAATTTCAGCTGTTTGTTCATATGCTGCAAAAGCACGCCTTGAGGTATTGCTATCATTACTTGTTCCAGAACCACCACTTTTAGGGAAATCAACAACAAGTcccattttgttcataaaatcaGTCTGAATCTTTTGTTTAGCTACAGATGCCTTTTCTTTGTGTTCTTTAGATCTTGCTTGCCactttcttgtttcttttttatatgcaatGTGCAATAACATCTCAAAAAATCGAATCCATGCATGAAGACTGGAAAGACCATATTTGAACTCTCTGTTAGTATAATCTATATTAAGGATACCAAggctatttatatttttggagAGACACCACACACTGAACAGCATTGGTATGAGTTATTATTTTCAGATAATATTGTTTGAACCTTCCCATCAATCATTGTAAGTTCAATAATACAATTCACTTCAATAGAAGATCCGCAAACCTCTAATAAAATCATACCCAAGCTTTCTATCTCACTTTTAATGTACTGATCTTCTTCAATCACAGATTCCTTGGATTCCATTTTGTATGCAAATCTTATGGGTCTACAATAGGCTGTGGAGGACGACTTTTGATTTCTCCAAATAGGCACCTTTTCGTTGCTGTTGTTAAATCCAGTCAAATCCAATGGGACAAGAcaagtaataaataatgattCTTCACGCTTTAAATCTCTGTTAATGTCGGGTtctgataaaacttgtttataaatgcTTTGGCCAGTAGCACCATCAAAACCAGCCTTACACGTTAgtgtcattgtttttattgctttgtcGTTCAATATCAAGTGCCTTAGCACAGGTTCCTGAACTGCAAAGATTCTTTGCAAAGTATGAgtcattaaatcttttaaaggaaCTGAAGCTGAATAGTCCTCCACTGTTATGTTTGCAGGATAACATTTCAATTTTGCATCTCTGACATCATTGTAAGCGGGGTAGATGTTATATTTTTTCTCCAAGGCTCCGCTTCTAATCAATTGATAGGAAGCTTTTGTCAGACTTGCATCAATTATTAAAGCCAGTGCTTCGTCTGCTGAATATTTAGTTGCTTTATCtgtatttgatatatttaaaacattcttggCAGCAATAACAACAGAttcatttctaaattttttattagcagcaaaaaataattcattggATGAATGAGATTCAATTAAACAAGATACACgccgttttttagttttattagaactaTTATCAAATGCAACTGGTTTTCGACCACGTCTACTTGCAGTTGGCTCATTGTCTTTTTTTCTGacaattaaatattcattaagcCAGTTCACAaacttcttttcaaaatttttcacaGTATAGTTTGCAGATTTCCACTTTTTCTTATACAAGTAAACAAATCGTTGAACAGCATGTCTAAAATCAACGTCTTTAAAATCAGCAAATTTTGGCTgaataaatgttaatatatcttcagtaatattttgttttgaaatactaagattgtttttttggagaaaattattaatgtctaagtttaacaaaaccatatctaaataattattgtaacaagtattttgtatttaaaagtaaaatgttataatatatatgccgCCTGGACTACTAATACTTGTTAGTAATTAAGTTACTACAagtgttagtaattaaaattaaaagtagttAAATTACTGTCAGTGttagtaattaaattactaACAACTACCGAAAATATGTTGTTGCTATGTTATGCAAAGTAAGGTATCCATAGTAACCAAAAAAAGTTAACCTTATAAGAATTCTGCATCTCATTTTAATACATACCCCCAATATTGTGTATTTAGCGCAAgtaaaatactgttaaaacaacgttaatgtaaaaatgagttgttgctatgcaaaattTAGTACCATACAACCAAgttaaaacatacataaaatcTGAACGGGGATTTAAGGGGACGAGCAATCAATTAAAACTCGATTGAAGCATCATATAgctcaaataaatataagacaACACATGGCAAATTGTggtaattattagttattttgcggcaaaaaataagtttcttaagaaattttttttttaatctgtgattttcaaagtataactGAGATAACATGCTATGACAAATTTATTTCACACATTGTTTTTTCTTATCTCTAAATACTCTAGAATAACATgtactaattttttgtttcaaaaacgtagatgtaattgaaatataacacAACGTTGATGTCACCgttaattacttatttataatttttatttttttttattttatctcaatATTCAAATGCTTAGAGTCCTGGTAACTAAgggatttaatataaataaattatcaatagaTTTCTCCTAATATatgtagatactaaaattaaataggTTTTCAAGATTAGACAACTTAAATTTTTCCCATTTTGTCCACCTACTGGCCCACTGTGTGTTGTGGTGTTTGAGGTCATTAACAACTACTATTTTatacttgttttcttttttttatagaagaaCGTTATTTTTTATCGTTTTCTAAATTGTATAGTATCGTCAGGATGGTGAAAAAACTTATCAAGTCTAAAGTATCTAATTGGAGAGTAtcgaaaaaaagttttcatttactatcttaagttttaaattgaCAAAATAATATTACTCTTCCAATAAGcttgaaatatattataataaaagcaataaaaaaaagattccatTTAATGTCACTTGTTTTGAAATGGAGTATAAGAGAAAACCCAAATTCTAAATCTCGtcttaaaacttttgttatgaAATACACAGgcaaacaaaaaatctattgcATTAATTTTGACACTTGTTCTTACCTAATTTTGATACGCTGAATTCAAATCTGACATCAGACTTTTtgcatagaattttttaatttttgaaacttttaggTAGTTAGCACATTTTTTCCGAAGTATTTCTGAATTGAAACTTATTTGGAAATTCTATGGTatattttgaaagattttattttttataaaattaaaagatgaaaaaaaagtcaataacacgtttaaaataaacaatttatagcaTAAACATCATCCTATTAAAGTCAAatcttttataaacttaaaaagtaacgaaagttttaattttgaaaaggatttcaaacaaattgtttactCATAAATATTCAATCGGAAAGAAACTTTTGCTTGTAGTTCTTTCTTTTGTCAACTTTGCTTGATGCAAGTTGACAAAAGAAAGTTGGGCAGTACTGTTAGACAGTAGTCTGCCATCATGTGTTTTTCCAAACGTCCTCGATAACGATCATCCATTTTCTTAAGATCTTGGTGGAACCGCTCtcctttaaaaaatcatcttgACCAAGAAACTGTTTAATATGCCTATTTATAAAACGACGTTTTATACTTATTTCGCATCGAAGAGCACAAAAGGTTTTCAACTTTCTAACAATTAAACAGCAgagttttcttcttttttatttccaagaGAGTTTTTTACAACAGCCTCAAACGACAACCAAGCTATTTTTTCACTTGCTGTCGATTGttttaacaaattctttatcacttttaaaaatcGAGAGTTAGTGAGCAATCAAAAACTCCTACCTCCAAAAATAAGTTCTGGCAGCTGCTGTCAATCGGGAGGCAGAAGCCACTGGAGGCGGTCTCTAAACCAACTTGCCTCCAAAATATCTTCTGACGGCGGCCGCCAGTGGCTCTGGCCTCCAAAAAAAGTTGGCCTTTTGGCAGAAATTTACTTTGCCGCCGGGAGGCGTTATCAACTCTAATCCTTccaaaagaattttatttttccggAATTGTACGAAATCTTCCGGTTAACAACTTTAGTTTACTATCAGTTTTTTAAtggtataatatttaatttttttattgatttttttaaaaatctgcaTATAGAtagagtaaataaaaacttaacgcCGTTTTGGTCTCAATACTCTCCTCCCGATtgtcaattattaaaaaacgtttCAGGAGCCTACCCCAACCTCACTCATCactgacatcatttatggatggctcttaaataaaagcatttaaaaataagtttcctTATTTAAATGCAATTGATACAGTTTTCAATgagctcaaaataaaaattatttctttgattttacaataaataatacaCGCTTATGTGTTAGGTATATAATAAACGCTATTTAATAAACGCATTTtaggcaggcagtctatcagtttttttttgtttttttttttgttaattcaactCCCCAAGACccagaaggccactacagacgaaaAAGCtgcttaattgtggttataaccctcccTCAACTcaataactccgaaacacgaaccttgacgaacaaggccgctgcgcggagaaacaagttgagtgcggtactaccagggacttcgtggggatcgaacttagaacctctcgcttatgaagcgagcacGAGTTAAAAGTCTTTCTCAAGTTTTTAATGTAACGTATTGTattcaatctttttatttatcctAAAATTTCGTtttcatatctttaaaaaaggAGTTCAActtctttacttaaaaataaacggtctttattaaaatattgaaatgcattttacaaaaatgtaatttttttttaaatcttgtgtCAACAAGTCAAAGCATTCTTTACAAAGAAAAACTCTACTGGTGTTTTATTGGTGTTTTCATGATCATGtttaattctatttaaatattttgttgttaacaATTTAATGATCATATttaattctattaaaatatttttttgttaacagtttgaagatatttaaaagaagctttactacaaaaattttattatatgaaattttttaaaagtaaattttttagtgGTCCTTGACAACAAGACCTTAGGTTTTTGACGAGTCACCGCGTTcgtttatttcttaataacagTCTCATAAATTcttgttatattttgatattttatattgtataacggcttgcttttttaaaatgtaataacaacaaaatattaaaaaaaaataaaaacaaaaaggatCGAGTaaaccaattaaatttattacttattaccTTGAATTTGTAGGTGAATGTTTGGCCAGCAGAAATAGGACATTGAGATATCCATCCTACGCCATCCATAAAAGGGGTTCCTTTTTGATGCAATCCGTGCCAATGCAAGGTGGTAACATCACTTAGTAGCATATTTTTAACGTGAATGATTAAATTTTGATGCTCATAAACAACAATTGGTGGGCCCGGTAGTGTACCATTAATTACAATTACCATTCGGTTTTCTCCATCTGCTGAAATCACATCATCTAGGGGTATCTACAtgacaaaaatcaaaacattagaCTTTGGTTTTGATAAATAtgtctttataatatatttataactataactatAGACTTTTGTTGCGTTCGGGCCAGGAGATTCGTTATATAGAAATAAAGAACCACCAgaagaataaattaaatctttcttaTATATCATTGTTAGTTTCTCTTTTATCTGTAACCAGAACTCGCATTCATTCTTTTTGGGACTACATTCGTTGTATTTATAATCAAGCGGTATTTCGATTGCAATAACAAGTTCGTGGATAAGCAAAACTAAAACTGTTCCTTTAAGCAACATCTCCGATAAAGTTTTAgagtcaaatttaataataaagattcGGAGACTGCTtgtagaaaataatattgaGATGTGGGCGACAAAACCAAAATATGAAAtccttaacaaaataaaaaaagcaaaaataactattttaacaCGTATTgtaaattatcattatttgtgctgtttacattttaaaatatatttttatgctatTTCATGTTATTTAAATCTGTAATGACAGGAtgtcaaaatgtaaaattttgtttgttctGCGACAGTTCGTATAGCAAAGAAAATCAAATACTgttaatactgtttttttttatatatatttttatactgtttataaatttttgagtCATTACACACCTATGTTTACTAATCAAGAgtattattagataaaaaaaaagttgttttttttaattttatggaaGATTTAATTCTGAACAACTTTAATTCTCAGATATACAAaagcaaacaaatttatttttaaataaaataaaagtaaaagtgtctgtaataatttaataataatttaagcgGTTTATGTTTTCCATCTTGAACCGTGTGATTATTACGGTAGGGTGcaaagtaaagttttaaaaacataaagtattctttaaaagaattttttagacaattttataaaatgttacctTCAACTGTTTACTTAAGATGGAGTTagcaaaaattgtaattgtttaattaataaGAAAAGTGAGGTGTATACATTAATCACTTGCCATCCGATAAGTCAAGTGTGATGGCCACAATTCAATTTATTCAATTTCTAGAATGGCTTAGATGTGGACCATCTATGATTACGGTATTATTTGCAGTATTGGTTTTGGTAGGGTATTTTTAATACTGAggttgtaaaagtaataaagctACATCCGGATCGTATCTGGCTACTACCTAAGTACTGTTTATACCCAGATAACGCGTATAAACAGTACTTAGGTACTGTTTATACCCGTTATCTGGGTCTTATAGCCAGACACGGCCTACACTAACGCTTTCCTATAAATCAAGTCTGGCTATAATTCAGAGACATAAGATTCGCATCAAATTTTCTCGTCGGGCAACGTTATTTTTAACTGTTCCActaaatagatatataaataaatagaaagcaTTGTGATATAActgataaatttgaaataaaaatagatacatcatcaatttatttatcatttttattatcttaaatgTACACACATCGAATGAGGGGGGTTCATTTGGGAAGGGagtgttttaattaaaactctTTCTCaagttttcaactttattaCCGTCTTGCTTTTATCTTcgatttaaaacaatattttacagGGAAACTTTCTGACGGCtagtaaaagtatttaataaataattatttgacagttcttttttactttttaaaattcaaaacattatACTATAATGAagttcaacatttttaatatttaattttaatttaatatttaatttaattttaaaatcaattttaatatttttaacaattttattttactttaaacttgTAAACATAATACTCTATAAAATTCCAATGACACTTATCTTACAGTGTCTTATCTTATCTTTACCCAGTGGACACAGAACCTTCTTTGGAAACTTGAAACGTCTATAAATTTTTTCGATTTGAATCTTTATTATGTTCCGCTCtacattatgtaaaaaattgctcAGTGATAAATCTGATATTTCGGCGCCAAtgtacaaaaaacaaagaaataggGTGGTTAATTTGAACTGTAAACTACAGAAAATTTACTTTGGGAAGCATAACACTCTCGATTTCAGATACATCTCTCTGGATTTTAACTAATCCTTGTCTTTGAGATAAATCAGGTAATTCTAATGCAGTGGTGATAAACGGCGTAAATCTTCTCACCTCCGCCGTCAAATTGGAGGTGGGAATATTTGCCTTTCGCCTCCATGTAACGGATGTAATGAAGAATAATTGCTCGTTTGCTTTtaagcaattaaatattaactagaaacaaatgttaaatacttaacataaaagtttgttttatataatttatttaacaatttaaaaaatttttgaaaaaataattttgattttctaGGACTATctaataaattagtaatttttattttaaaacaaatgttaaaaattaaaaaattttgtatgcCTTATATAATATgcctttatatataatataaatatgcctttatatattatataaatatgcctttatatattatataaatatgccTTTagcaaaaaagtcaaataaaaaagtttttgacaaattattaaattgtcaGTTTTTGATCAATGTTTCATGTTTTGTCGCCCTTAGGTCACGCTAAAACTTCTATTTTTGGaccattaaattattaaaaaatttttgatttgaaaattttaatattcttgAATATTCGCATCGTAAAACGTGATGATTATAATTGGAAGGAACTTTATACGGTTTATCAAGTTGTTTTTGGAGCTGCATTTTCTCAGGTTAAAGTTGAACGAGATTTTAGTAGTTTTGCAATAGTCTACACTCATTTGAGAACTCGACTTTTGGATGAAACATTAAACGCGATATTAGCCGCGAGACAAAATTTGGATTtgcttaacaaaataaaattcttttaacaacgttaccctaataaaaaaaaaatgaatgtacGTAACgctatttaatctaaaatgtaaaacaaacaattactttttctaaataataaaacaagtcTTGTCTTTAATTAACGGAAGTTGATTTCAAATCCAGTAAAATTAACTTCTTTAATGTtaatcaaattgatttttaattaattcaatgtaaaataaaatgaaaaaagttacgTAAGagaattctaaaattttttaattataaagttcatttttacttaaataaatattcattaaagtttgctgtaaatgtaaaaatgctAGTTTATTCGACtgtttcagaaaaaaatcattGG
This window contains:
- the LOC136087509 gene encoding uncharacterized protein LOC136087509, which translates into the protein MLLKGTVLVLLIHELVIAIEIPLDYKYNECSPKKNECEFWLQIKEKLTMIYKKDLIYSSGGSLFLYNESPGPNATKIPLDDVISADGENRMVIVINGTLPGPPIVVYEHQNLIIHVKNMLLSDVTTLHWHGLHQKGTPFMDGVGWISQCPISAGQTFTYKFKAEPKGTFWYHSHVRSQRTNGAYGAFIIKEREKVNTEKITDVIMTVGDWHHKTSEEVYLKMVYGNFIGMKPFNATKTVDGGLFSAVPWVSALKEGKGRYIYPNTS